The following proteins come from a genomic window of Companilactobacillus pabuli:
- a CDS encoding DNA-directed RNA polymerase subunit beta: MTYHNVNYGAHRVRRSYAKIKEVLPLPNLIDIQTNSYKWFLDEGLKDMFDDIMPIDDFAGNLSLEYVDYKLLEPKYTVEEARAHDANFSAPLHVTLKLTNHETGEIKTQDVFFGDFPIMTDEGTFIINGAERVIVSQLVRSPGIYYNQDTDKNGRINYGTTVIPNRGAWLEYETDAKGIGYVRIDRTRKLPISELVRALGFGEDSEILDIFGENDTLNLTLEKDVHKEATDSRVEEALKDIYERLRPGEPKTADSSRSLLYARFFDPRRYDLAPVGRYKINKKLNLKTRLLNKTLAETLADPDTGEVILAKDTLLDRDAMKKLSPYLDRDDFKTITMTPSDEGVLTDPITIQTIKIYSEADNEKVVNIIGNGHIPEENRTITPADILAGINYFLNLKEDIGTTDDIDHLGNRRIRSVGELLQNQFRIGLSRMERVVRERMSIQDSATVTPQQLINIRPVVASIKEFFGSSQLSQFMDQTNPLGELEHKRRLSALGPGGLTRDRAGYEVRDVHYTHYGRMCPIETPEGPNIGLINNLASYAIINKYGFIETPYRRVSWDTHKVTDKIDYLTADEEDNYVVAQANTPLNDDGSFVENTILARHKDDNIETTPEKVDYMDVSPKQVVSVATACIPFLENDDSNRALMGANMQRQAVPLINPHAPLVGTGMEYIAAHDSGAALLADHSGVVEYVDAKKVTIKRDEDGTTDDYKITKFRRSNNGKSYNQRPIVHKGEEVKKGEIIADGPAMENGELALGQNPLIAFMTWNMYNYEDAIVLSEKLVREDAYTSIHIEEYESEARDTKLGPEEITREIPNVGEDSLKDLDEFGIIRIGAEVRDGDILVGKVTPKGVTELSAEERLLHAIFGEKAREVRDTSLRVPHGGGGIIQDVKVFTREAGDELDPGVNMLVRVYIAQKRKIQVGDKMAGRHGNKGTVSIVVPEEDMPYMPDGTPVDILLNPMGVPSRMNIGQVLDLHLGMAARKLGIHVTTPVFDGVTNDELWDIVKEADMDSDGKSILYDGRTGEPFKNRVAVGVMYYLKLAHMVDDKLHARSIGPYSLVTQQPLGGKAQFGGQRFGEMEVWALEAYGAAYTLQEILTYKSDDIVGRVKTYEAIVKGESIPKPGVPESFRVLVKELQALGLDMKVLDSHKKEIELRDMDEDDDTVSIDALSKFAKQQEQKRAEEEAKKLEASKDSAESTSTKSEN; the protein is encoded by the coding sequence TTGACTTATCATAACGTTAATTATGGTGCACACCGTGTTCGTCGTAGTTATGCGAAGATCAAGGAAGTACTTCCTTTGCCAAATTTGATTGACATCCAAACAAATTCTTACAAGTGGTTCTTAGATGAAGGACTAAAAGATATGTTTGACGATATTATGCCAATCGATGACTTTGCGGGAAACCTTTCTTTGGAATACGTCGATTACAAGTTGCTCGAACCAAAATATACTGTTGAAGAAGCTAGAGCACATGATGCAAACTTCTCAGCACCATTACACGTAACTTTGAAATTGACAAATCATGAAACTGGTGAAATTAAGACACAAGATGTCTTCTTTGGTGATTTCCCAATCATGACAGATGAAGGAACTTTCATCATCAACGGTGCTGAACGTGTTATTGTTTCTCAATTAGTACGTTCTCCTGGTATTTATTACAATCAAGATACTGATAAAAATGGTCGTATAAACTATGGTACAACTGTTATCCCTAACCGTGGTGCATGGTTGGAATATGAAACAGATGCTAAAGGTATCGGTTATGTAAGAATCGATAGAACTAGAAAATTGCCTATTTCTGAATTAGTTAGAGCTCTTGGCTTTGGTGAAGACTCAGAAATTCTTGATATTTTTGGTGAAAACGATACTTTGAACCTAACACTTGAAAAAGATGTTCATAAAGAAGCAACTGACTCACGTGTTGAAGAAGCTTTGAAGGATATCTATGAAAGACTTCGTCCTGGTGAACCAAAGACTGCAGATAGTTCTCGTTCATTACTATATGCTAGATTCTTTGACCCACGTAGATATGACTTAGCTCCTGTTGGTCGTTACAAGATCAATAAGAAGTTAAATCTTAAGACAAGACTTCTTAACAAGACTTTGGCTGAAACACTTGCTGACCCAGATACTGGTGAAGTTATTTTAGCTAAGGATACATTGCTTGATCGTGATGCAATGAAGAAATTGAGTCCATATCTTGATAGAGACGATTTCAAGACTATTACTATGACTCCTTCAGACGAGGGTGTTCTAACAGACCCAATTACTATTCAAACAATTAAGATTTATTCAGAAGCTGACAATGAAAAAGTTGTTAATATTATTGGTAACGGTCATATTCCTGAAGAAAACCGTACAATTACACCAGCTGATATTTTAGCCGGTATTAACTACTTCTTGAACTTGAAAGAAGACATCGGTACTACAGATGATATTGATCACTTGGGTAACCGTCGTATCCGTTCTGTCGGTGAATTGCTACAAAACCAATTCCGTATTGGTTTGTCACGTATGGAACGTGTTGTACGTGAAAGAATGTCAATTCAAGACTCAGCAACTGTTACACCTCAACAATTGATCAACATTAGACCTGTTGTAGCTTCAATCAAGGAATTCTTTGGTTCATCACAATTGTCACAATTCATGGATCAAACAAACCCACTTGGAGAACTAGAACACAAGCGTCGTCTATCAGCCCTTGGACCTGGTGGTTTGACTCGTGACCGTGCCGGATATGAAGTTCGTGACGTTCACTATACTCACTATGGTCGTATGTGTCCTATTGAAACACCTGAAGGACCTAATATCGGACTTATTAATAACTTGGCTTCATACGCTATCATCAACAAGTATGGTTTCATCGAAACACCATATCGTCGTGTTTCATGGGATACTCACAAAGTAACTGACAAGATTGATTACTTAACTGCTGATGAAGAAGATAACTACGTTGTTGCTCAAGCTAATACACCATTAAACGATGATGGTTCATTTGTTGAAAACACAATTTTGGCTCGTCATAAAGATGACAACATCGAAACTACTCCAGAAAAAGTCGATTACATGGACGTTTCTCCTAAGCAAGTAGTTTCTGTTGCTACTGCATGTATTCCTTTCTTGGAAAACGATGACTCGAACCGTGCCTTGATGGGTGCCAACATGCAACGTCAAGCTGTTCCTTTGATCAATCCACATGCACCATTAGTTGGTACTGGTATGGAATACATTGCTGCCCATGATTCTGGTGCTGCTTTGCTTGCTGACCACAGTGGTGTTGTTGAATACGTTGATGCTAAGAAAGTTACTATCAAACGTGACGAAGATGGCACAACTGACGATTACAAGATCACTAAGTTCCGTCGTTCAAATAATGGTAAGTCATATAACCAAAGACCTATCGTTCACAAGGGTGAAGAAGTTAAGAAGGGTGAAATCATTGCCGATGGTCCTGCCATGGAAAATGGTGAATTAGCTCTTGGTCAAAACCCACTTATCGCCTTCATGACATGGAATATGTATAACTATGAAGATGCGATCGTTCTTTCAGAAAAATTAGTTCGTGAAGATGCATATACTTCAATCCATATTGAAGAGTATGAATCAGAAGCACGTGATACTAAACTTGGACCTGAAGAAATCACACGTGAAATTCCTAATGTTGGTGAAGATTCATTGAAGGATCTTGACGAATTCGGAATTATCCGTATTGGTGCTGAAGTTCGTGATGGTGATATCTTAGTTGGTAAAGTTACACCTAAGGGTGTTACAGAATTATCAGCCGAAGAAAGACTATTGCACGCTATCTTTGGTGAAAAGGCTCGTGAAGTTCGTGATACTTCACTTCGTGTACCACATGGTGGTGGCGGAATTATCCAAGACGTTAAAGTCTTTACTCGTGAAGCCGGAGACGAACTTGATCCTGGTGTTAACATGTTAGTTCGTGTTTACATTGCTCAAAAGCGTAAGATTCAAGTTGGTGACAAGATGGCCGGACGTCACGGTAACAAAGGTACTGTTTCAATCGTTGTTCCTGAAGAAGATATGCCATACATGCCAGATGGTACTCCAGTAGATATCCTATTGAATCCAATGGGTGTTCCATCACGTATGAATATCGGACAAGTTCTAGATCTTCACTTAGGTATGGCTGCTAGAAAACTTGGTATCCACGTTACAACACCTGTTTTCGATGGTGTAACTAACGATGAACTTTGGGACATTGTTAAAGAAGCTGATATGGATTCAGATGGTAAGTCAATCCTTTATGATGGACGTACTGGTGAACCATTCAAGAACCGTGTTGCTGTTGGTGTCATGTACTACTTGAAACTAGCTCACATGGTTGATGATAAACTTCATGCTCGTTCAATCGGACCATACTCACTAGTTACTCAACAACCACTTGGTGGTAAAGCACAATTTGGTGGACAGAGATTTGGTGAAATGGAAGTTTGGGCCCTTGAAGCTTATGGTGCCGCTTATACATTGCAAGAAATCTTAACATACAAGTCTGATGATATTGTTGGACGTGTTAAGACTTATGAAGCTATCGTTAAGGGTGAAAGTATTCCAAAACCTGGTGTTCCTGAATCATTCCGTGTTCTTGTCAAAGAACTACAAGCCTTAGGACTAGATATGAAAGTTCTAGACTCACATAAGAAAGAAATCGAACTTAGAGATATGGATGAAGATGATGATACAGTAAGCATCGACGCTCTATCTAAGTTTGCTAAACAACAAGAACAAAAACGCGCTGAAGAAGAAGCTAAGAAACTCGAAGCATCTAAAGATTCAGCTGAGTCAACTAGTACAAAATCAGAAAACTAG
- a CDS encoding ATP-dependent Clp protease ATP-binding subunit, with the protein MDKVFTESAKNALVLAQERAKAFHHNAVGTEHILLGLTMENDGIAGITLRDLAVSDRDVEEEIEHLTGYGDVSSNTAKGIYLPYSPKGQLILSAAQEVSDVYKSNRVGTEHILLAILDDADNLANRILVNLGLSLAKTKSLLLSKMGMSNKAARRGFAANLSDKQRKTQGQAKGKGGTPTLDSLARDLTKMAKDNQIDPVIGRQKEVERTIQILSRRTKNNPVLVGEPGVGKTAIAEGLAISIVKKEVPFDMQNKRIMMLDMGSLVAGTKYRGEFEDRLKKIIQEIYEDKHVILFIDELHTLIGAGGAEGAIDASNILKPALARGELQLIGATTSNEYQKYIEKDTALERRFAKVYVEEPSAKDSVKILEGLRPRYEQHHGLTISDEAVEAAVRLSTRYLTNRFLPDKAIDLMDEASAKVRIHNVSKNNKLEELTDQSMQLINDKNNAILDQDFEKAAKIREEEQNVQAQLAKLKNKKSTSKKPVVTADDIAEVIAEWTGVPVKQITRKESEKLLNLEKELHKRVIGQDTAISAVSRAIRRARSGMKDPNRPIGSFMFLGPTGVGKTELAKSIAEVMFGSEDNMIRVDMSEYMEQYSTSKLIGSAPGYVGFDEGGQLTEKVRNEPYSVVLLDEVEKAHPDVFNILLQVLDDGILTDAKGRKVDFRNTIIIMTSNLGARALNEEKEVGFGAKDVHDDFKEMQERIDAEMKKFFRPEFLNRVDETIVFKALNKEQLKAIAKIMSSNLEKRLAERDIKLVISPTAYSDLVKDGYNPEYGARPMRRTIQREIEDPVSEQLLMGKVNAGDTIKVGSKKGKLTINIAKPENKKTLTHQK; encoded by the coding sequence ATGGACAAAGTATTTACCGAAAGCGCCAAGAATGCACTTGTTTTAGCTCAAGAACGTGCTAAAGCATTTCATCACAATGCTGTTGGAACTGAGCATATTTTACTTGGTCTAACAATGGAAAATGATGGTATTGCCGGTATTACTTTGAGAGATCTAGCTGTAAGTGATCGAGATGTTGAAGAGGAGATTGAACATCTGACAGGTTATGGGGATGTCTCATCTAATACTGCTAAAGGAATTTACCTACCATATTCTCCTAAGGGACAATTGATTTTAAGTGCAGCCCAAGAAGTTTCTGACGTATACAAGTCAAATCGTGTCGGAACAGAACACATTTTGTTAGCAATTCTTGATGACGCTGATAATTTAGCGAATAGAATTTTGGTTAACTTAGGACTTAGTTTGGCTAAAACCAAATCATTGCTTCTTTCTAAGATGGGAATGTCCAACAAGGCAGCTCGTCGTGGTTTTGCAGCCAATTTATCCGATAAACAAAGAAAGACTCAAGGACAAGCTAAGGGCAAAGGTGGTACACCAACACTTGATTCCTTAGCTCGTGACTTGACGAAGATGGCTAAAGACAATCAAATCGATCCTGTCATTGGTCGTCAAAAAGAAGTTGAAAGAACTATCCAAATCCTTAGTCGTCGTACTAAGAATAATCCTGTTTTAGTAGGTGAACCTGGTGTTGGTAAAACTGCTATCGCTGAAGGGTTAGCTATTAGCATTGTCAAAAAGGAAGTTCCTTTTGATATGCAAAACAAACGTATCATGATGCTTGATATGGGTTCATTAGTTGCCGGTACTAAGTATCGTGGTGAGTTTGAAGATCGACTTAAAAAAATTATTCAAGAAATTTATGAAGATAAGCACGTAATTTTATTCATTGATGAATTGCATACCTTGATTGGTGCCGGTGGTGCTGAAGGTGCTATTGATGCTTCTAATATTTTGAAGCCAGCATTAGCTCGTGGTGAATTGCAATTGATTGGTGCCACAACTTCAAATGAATATCAAAAATACATTGAAAAAGATACTGCCTTGGAACGTCGTTTTGCTAAGGTTTATGTTGAAGAACCTAGTGCTAAGGATTCTGTTAAGATTCTAGAAGGCTTACGTCCTAGATATGAACAACATCATGGTTTAACTATTTCTGACGAAGCAGTTGAAGCAGCTGTTCGTCTCTCAACTCGTTATCTAACAAATCGTTTCTTGCCTGATAAGGCCATTGACTTGATGGATGAAGCTTCTGCTAAAGTTAGAATCCACAATGTATCTAAGAATAATAAGTTAGAAGAATTGACTGATCAATCCATGCAATTGATCAACGATAAGAACAATGCTATCTTAGATCAAGACTTTGAGAAGGCTGCTAAGATTCGTGAAGAAGAACAAAACGTTCAAGCACAACTTGCTAAACTCAAGAATAAGAAATCTACTAGCAAGAAACCAGTAGTTACAGCTGACGACATTGCCGAAGTAATCGCTGAGTGGACTGGAGTTCCAGTTAAACAAATTACTCGTAAGGAAAGTGAGAAATTACTTAACCTTGAAAAAGAACTCCACAAGCGTGTTATTGGTCAAGATACTGCTATCAGTGCCGTATCTCGTGCTATTCGTCGTGCTAGAAGTGGTATGAAAGATCCAAATCGTCCAATCGGTTCATTTATGTTCTTAGGACCTACTGGTGTAGGTAAGACTGAATTGGCTAAGTCAATCGCCGAAGTTATGTTTGGTTCAGAAGACAATATGATTCGTGTTGATATGTCTGAATACATGGAACAGTACAGTACTTCTAAATTGATTGGTTCAGCTCCAGGCTACGTTGGTTTCGATGAAGGTGGACAATTGACTGAGAAGGTTAGAAATGAACCTTATTCAGTTGTTTTACTAGATGAAGTTGAAAAAGCTCATCCTGACGTCTTCAATATCTTATTGCAAGTCCTCGATGACGGTATCTTAACTGATGCCAAGGGACGTAAAGTCGACTTTAGAAATACAATTATCATTATGACTTCTAACTTAGGTGCTAGAGCCTTGAATGAAGAAAAAGAAGTTGGCTTTGGTGCTAAAGACGTTCACGATGACTTCAAAGAAATGCAAGAACGTATCGATGCTGAAATGAAGAAGTTCTTCCGTCCAGAATTCTTGAACCGTGTTGATGAAACAATCGTCTTCAAGGCTTTGAACAAAGAACAACTTAAAGCAATTGCTAAGATTATGAGTAGCAATCTTGAAAAACGCTTGGCCGAAAGAGATATCAAGCTAGTAATTTCTCCAACAGCTTACAGTGATTTAGTTAAAGATGGCTACAATCCAGAATATGGTGCTCGTCCAATGAGAAGAACCATCCAAAGAGAAATTGAAGATCCAGTCAGTGAACAACTCTTAATGGGTAAAGTTAATGCTGGTGATACGATCAAGGTTGGTTCTAAGAAGGGCAAGCTAACAATCAATATTGCTAAACCAGAAAATAAAAAAACTCTAACTCATCAAAAATAA
- the lysS gene encoding lysine--tRNA ligase, whose protein sequence is MNDQLRVRREKLQELYDEGVDPFGSRFERTALAQEIHDKYGDEDKEVLEEQDLPCVIAGRMMSKRGKGKVGFADLRDRSGKIQIYVRKDVVGEENYHIFKRADIGDHLGIHGEIMKTDMGELTVKATHVTMLAKSLRPLPDKFHGLTNVEQIYRQRYLDLIANQDSFDRFKKRTKIISAVREYLDNEGFLSVETPVLNTQAGGASARPFITHHNALDMQMYLRIALELPLKRLIVGGFERVYEIGRAFRNEGLDTQHNPEFTSLETYAAYWDMTDVMKEVEGIFRHAAQKANGTQIVSYQGEEIDLSKPFRRLKMVDAIKEQTGVDFSQDMTLEDARKIADEKGVHYENFWGVGHIIAEFFEEFVEDTLKEPTFIYEYPLEVSPLAKKNKENPNFTDRFEVYILGHEYGNAFTELNDPIDQKQRFEAQAKERENGNDEAEHIDNDYVEAMEYGMPPTGGLGIGIDRLVMLLTDAPSIRDVILFPTMRPEDNTNNEE, encoded by the coding sequence GAAGAACAAGATTTGCCTTGCGTAATTGCTGGTCGTATGATGTCAAAACGTGGTAAAGGTAAAGTTGGTTTTGCTGATCTACGTGATAGAAGTGGAAAAATTCAAATTTATGTTAGAAAAGATGTTGTCGGTGAAGAAAACTACCACATCTTCAAACGTGCTGATATCGGTGATCATCTAGGTATTCATGGTGAAATCATGAAGACAGATATGGGTGAATTAACTGTAAAGGCTACACACGTTACAATGTTAGCCAAGTCATTGCGTCCATTGCCTGATAAATTCCATGGTTTAACTAATGTTGAACAAATTTATCGTCAAAGGTACTTGGACTTGATCGCCAACCAAGATAGTTTTGATCGTTTCAAGAAACGTACTAAGATTATCTCAGCTGTTCGTGAATATTTGGATAACGAAGGCTTCTTATCAGTTGAAACTCCTGTTCTAAATACTCAAGCTGGTGGTGCCAGTGCACGTCCATTTATCACACACCACAATGCTTTGGATATGCAAATGTATCTTCGTATCGCTTTGGAATTGCCATTGAAGAGATTAATCGTTGGTGGTTTCGAACGTGTTTATGAAATCGGTAGAGCTTTCCGTAATGAAGGTTTGGATACACAACATAACCCTGAATTTACATCATTGGAAACATATGCTGCATACTGGGATATGACTGATGTTATGAAAGAAGTCGAAGGAATCTTTAGACATGCCGCTCAAAAAGCTAATGGTACACAAATCGTTAGTTACCAAGGTGAAGAAATTGATTTGAGCAAGCCTTTCAGACGTCTCAAGATGGTTGATGCTATCAAGGAACAAACTGGAGTAGACTTCAGTCAAGATATGACTCTAGAAGATGCTAGAAAGATAGCTGATGAAAAAGGCGTTCACTACGAAAACTTCTGGGGTGTTGGTCACATCATCGCTGAATTCTTCGAAGAATTTGTTGAAGATACTTTGAAAGAACCAACATTCATTTATGAATATCCACTTGAAGTTTCACCTTTGGCTAAGAAGAACAAGGAAAATCCTAATTTCACTGATCGTTTTGAAGTTTACATTCTCGGTCATGAATATGGAAATGCCTTTACAGAATTGAATGATCCAATCGACCAAAAACAACGTTTTGAAGCACAAGCTAAAGAACGTGAAAATGGTAATGACGAAGCCGAACACATCGATAACGATTACGTTGAAGCCATGGAATATGGTATGCCACCAACTGGTGGACTAGGTATCGGTATTGATAGATTGGTTATGTTGTTAACTGATGCACCATCAATTCGTGATGTCATCTTGTTCCCAACTATGAGACCTGAAGACAATACTAATAATGAAGAATAA